A genomic segment from Truepera sp. encodes:
- a CDS encoding tyrosine-protein phosphatase: protein MASPVTPGSQDARFLTLDGTLNTRDLGGLPVTGDGVTNFGVFFRSDIPMQLGEADFERLSSMGLKTVIDLRQPQELERDPNSLASRAGIDYQNVEIWGHIDAGAQPEDPYDITAFYLRALDHAGGAFVRVMTLLADSPGAALYHCTAGKDRTGLVSALLLEAVGVDRQSIIDDFALTHDRIDPLRQRLLDDAERHGIARHDFERLLGATPDLIGPALDHLDSVFGGAVAYLRSNGLPDDVLERLRHKLTG from the coding sequence ATGGCAAGTCCCGTGACTCCCGGTTCTCAAGATGCGCGTTTCCTGACGCTGGACGGCACGCTGAACACCCGTGACCTCGGCGGGTTGCCGGTGACCGGCGACGGCGTGACCAACTTCGGCGTCTTCTTCCGCTCCGACATCCCGATGCAGTTGGGCGAGGCCGATTTCGAACGCTTGAGTTCGATGGGCCTCAAGACCGTGATAGACCTGCGTCAGCCGCAGGAACTGGAGCGCGACCCGAACAGCCTCGCCTCGCGGGCGGGCATCGATTATCAGAACGTCGAGATCTGGGGTCACATCGATGCCGGCGCCCAACCCGAGGACCCCTACGACATCACGGCGTTCTACCTCCGGGCACTCGATCACGCCGGTGGCGCGTTCGTGCGGGTCATGACCCTGCTCGCCGACTCGCCGGGGGCCGCGCTTTACCACTGCACCGCGGGCAAGGACCGCACGGGCCTCGTGTCGGCGTTGCTGCTCGAGGCCGTGGGCGTGGACCGCCAGTCGATCATCGACGACTTCGCTCTAACCCACGACCGGATCGACCCGTTGCGTCAGCGTCTCCTGGACGACGCCGAACGACACGGGATAGCGCGCCACGACTTCGAGCGGCTGCTCGGTGCTACTCCCGATCTCATCGGACCGGCTCTCGATCACTTGGACTCGGTTTTCGGCGGGGCCGTCGCCTACCTGCGGTCCAACGGACTGCCGGACGACGTCCTGGAGAGGCTCAGACACAAGCTAACCGGCTGA
- a CDS encoding neutral zinc metallopeptidase: MKWEDTGRSKNIEDRRGQRGPGRAAVPLGIGGVLIILALSALTGTDLFSALGITPTAGPAQAPPSQAQIQAEEPRVEFVSFVLDDVQSFWTATFTASGLNYTDAHLVLYREAVESACGVAPASAGPFYCPEDQKVYLDLGFFDELSRRLGAPGDFAEAYVIAHELGHHVQNLLGTLAQAQSRSQSVATELQADCYAGVWAASAEGRGIMEEGDLQEGLTAASSVGDDTLAKRAGRIPNQETFTHGSSAQRTQWFSTGYDTGDPNACDTFSRN; this comes from the coding sequence ATGAAGTGGGAAGACACAGGACGCAGCAAGAACATCGAGGACCGGCGCGGGCAACGTGGCCCCGGCAGGGCCGCCGTTCCGCTCGGCATCGGTGGCGTGTTGATCATCCTCGCGCTCAGCGCCCTCACCGGCACCGACCTGTTCTCCGCACTGGGCATCACCCCGACTGCGGGTCCGGCCCAGGCACCGCCCAGCCAGGCGCAGATCCAGGCGGAGGAACCACGGGTCGAGTTCGTATCGTTCGTGCTAGACGACGTGCAGTCGTTCTGGACAGCTACCTTCACCGCTAGCGGCCTCAACTACACCGACGCCCACCTCGTGCTGTACCGGGAGGCGGTGGAGTCCGCCTGCGGCGTCGCACCGGCGTCCGCCGGACCCTTCTACTGCCCTGAGGACCAGAAGGTCTACCTCGACCTCGGCTTCTTCGACGAGCTGAGCAGGCGCCTGGGGGCACCTGGAGACTTCGCGGAGGCGTACGTGATAGCCCACGAGCTGGGTCATCACGTCCAGAACCTCCTCGGCACCCTCGCCCAGGCGCAGAGCAGAAGCCAGTCGGTGGCCACCGAACTCCAAGCCGACTGTTACGCGGGAGTATGGGCGGCTTCGGCCGAGGGCCGCGGCATCATGGAGGAGGGTGACCTTCAGGAGGGGCTCACCGCGGCCTCTTCAGTCGGCGATGACACGCTGGCCAAACGCGCCGGCCGCATCCCCAACCAGGAGACTTTCACGCACGGCAGTTCCGCTCAGCGCACGCAGTGGTTCAGCACCGGCTACGACACGGGCGACCCCAACGCCTGCGACACCTTCTCGCGCAACTGA